The Streptomyces sp. NBC_00576 genome contains the following window.
GTTCCTGGACGCCCGGCACTTCGGCGCCCACATGTGGGAGCACCGCTTCCCGACGATCCTCGCCGCCTGCCGCGCCCACGGCATCGACCCGGTCACCGAACCCGTCCCGGTCGCCCCGGCCGCCCACTACGCCTCCGGTGGGGTCCGCACCGACTCCCGGGGCCGTACGACCGTCCCCGGCCTGTACGCGTGCGGAGAGGTCGCCTGCACCGGCGTCCACGGCGCCAACCGGCTCGCCTCCAACTCCCTCCTGGAGGGCCTGGTCTACGCCGAGCGCATCGTCGCCGACATCACCGAGGCCCACACCGGAAACGGCCTCCACGCACGCGTGCCCGCCCCCGTCCCGCACCCCGAGAAGCCCGCGCACCCGCTGCTCGCACCCGAGGCCCGCTTCGCGATCCAGCGGATCATGACCGAGGGCGCCGGAGTGCTGCGCTCCGCCGTCTCCCTGGACACCGCCGCGGCGGCCATCCAGAAACTGCACACCGACGCCCGCGACGCCCTCGACGAGAACGGCAAGACCGCCGAGCCCGGCGTCGACACCTGGGAGGCCACCAACCTCCTGTGCGTGGCCCGCGTCCTGGTCGCAGCCGCCCGCCTGCGCGAGGAGACCCGCGGCTGCCACTGGCGCGAGGACCACGCCGAGCGCGACGACACGACCTGGCACCGCCATATCGTCGTACGGCTGAATCCCGACCGGACGCTGGCCGTACACACCACCGACACCGCAGACTTCCCCCCGACCCGGCATCATCAGCCGGAGCACCGTCCCCAGGAGCAGTGACAGAAGTGAGCACCCCCGACCTTCCCCTCGCCCAGAGCGGCGGCTGCGGCGACGGCTGCGCCTGCGGCGCCGAAACGGACGACGTGTACCTGGAGTGCGGGCTCGACCCCGCGCTCGCCACCCTCCTCGCCGACGCCGGCCTCGACCCCCTGGAGGTCGAGGACATCGCCAACGTCGCCATCCAGGAGGACCTCGACAACGGTGTGGACGTGACGACCGTCGCGACCATCCCCGAGGACGCCCGCGCCACCGCCGACTTCACCGCCCGCGACGGAGGCGTCGTCGCCGGCCTGCGGATCGCCGAGGCGGTCGTCTCCGTGGTCTGCACCGACGAGTTCGAGGTCGAGCGGCACGTCGAGGACGGCGACCGCGTCGAGGCCGGCCAGAAGCTCCTCAGCGTCACGACCCGCACCCGCGACCTCCTGACGGCCGAGCGCAGCGCCCTCAACCTCCTGTGCCGCCTGTCCGGCATCGCGACCGCCACGCGCGCGTGGGCGGACGTCCTGGAGGGCACCAAGGCGCGGGTCCGCGACACCCGCAAGACGACGCCCGGCCTGCGCTCCCTGGAGAAGTACGCGGTCCGCTGCGGCGGCGGCGTCAACCACCGCATGTCCCTGTCGGACGCGGCACTCGTCAAGGACAACCACGTGGTGGCCGCCGGCGGCGTCGCCCAGGCCTTCGAGGCCGTACGGGAGGCCTTCCCGGACGTACCGATCGAGGTCGAGGTCGACACGCTGCACCAGCTCCGCGAGGTGCTCGACGCGGGCGCCGACCTGATCCTCCTGGACAACTTCACCCCCGGCGAGTGCGCCGAGGCGGTCGCGCTCGTCGACGGCCGCGCCCTGCTGGAGGTCTCGGGCCGGCTCGTCCTGAAGAACGCCAAGGAATACGCCGACACCGGCGTCGACTACCTGGCGGTCGGCGCCCTCACCCACTCCTCGCCGATCCTCGACATCGGTCTCGACCTGCGAGCGGCGGAGTAGTACGACCATGCTGCTGACCATCGACGTGGGAAACACGCACACCGTCCTCGGCCTCTTCGACGGCGACGAGATCGTCGAGCACTGGCGCATCTCCACGGACGCGCGCCGCACAGCCGACGAACTGGCGGTCCTCCTCCAGGGCCTCATGGGCATGCACCCCCTCCTCGGCGACGAGCTGGGCGACGGCATCGACGGCATCGCCATCTGCGCGACCGTCCCGTCGGTGCTGCACGAGCTGCGTGAGGTGACGCGGCGGTACTACGGCGATGTGCCGGCGGTGCTGGTCGAACCCGGCGTGAAGACGGGCGTACCGATCCTGACCGACAACCCGAAGGAGGTCGGCGCGGACCGCATCATCAACGCGGTCGCCGCCGTCGAGCTCTACGGGGGCCCCGCGATCGTCGTCGATTTCGGTACGGCGACCACGTTCGACGCGGTGTCCGCGCGCGGGGAGTACGTGGGCGGGGTGATCGCGCCCGGGATCGAGATCTCCGTCGAGGCGCTGGGGGTGAAGGGGGCGCAGCTGAGGAAGATCGAGGTGGCGCGGCCCCGGGCGGTGATCGGCAAGAACACGGTCGAGGCGATGCAGGCGGGCATCATCTACGGGTTCGCCGGTCAGGTCGACGGTGTGGTGACCCGGATGGCGAAGGAGCTGGCGGAGGACCCGGACGAGGTGACGGTGATCGCTACCGGTGGCCTTGCGCCGATGGTCCTCGGCGAGGCGTCGGTGATCGACGAGCACGAGCCGTGGCTGACGCTGATCGGGCTGAGGCTGGTGTACGAGCGGAACGTGTCCCGTATGTGAGTCTCGCCCCCGCCGCCCTTACCCGTCCCATCCTCGGGGGCTCCGCCCCCGAACCCCCGTTCGCGCTGAACGCGCTCGTCCTCAAACGCCGGACCGGCTGAAAGAGCGCGCCACGCCCTATCCGTAATGCCGAGTTTGTCTGATTAGCGCGTATCGTCGCCGCATGCCCACGCCATTCGGATCTCGCGGCGGCATGGCGTTCGGTGCGGAGGAGCTGCGTGTGCTCCGTCGCGCCCTCGCCCTCGCCCTCCACCCCGGCCCCGCCCCCGCCTCCGCAGCGGACGTCCAGGACTGTCTCCGGCTTGCCGAGTCCGTCGACGAGGCGGCGCGCGAGGGGGTCAGGCTGCGGGCCTTCCTCGTGGCCGACCTCGCCCGCTATCGCGCCGCCCTGCCCGGCACCGCCGCCGGCTTTCTCACGCTCCTGGAGGAGGCGCTGGGCGCCGGGTACCGCCCGGACCCGGATGACCTCGCCGCCCTCCGGGCCCTGCGGGGGAACCCGGTCGCCACCGCCCTCCTCGACCGCTGTCTGCGGCACGCGGAGCGGGATGTACGGGCCCGGCTGGGCGCCAGAGTGGCCGGCCGTCAACCGGTCGCGCCTACGGTGCCCGCCTCCCGTACCCGCCTGCTGGCCCTGCCCGGCGGGCTGGCCACCGAGGAGCCCGCCCGTAAGCCCGGCGAGAAGCCGGCGGAGAAGCAGCCTCAGGAGCGGCCCGCACCCGCGCCCCGGCCCGCCGGTCCCAAGCCCGACCGTCCCGTCCCCACCCCGGGCGAGGTCTTCCCCCGCCGCAAACCGGCCCCGCCGGCGAATCCCCCGCAGCAGCTCGCCGCAGGCTGAACAGACAGGCTGAACGGACAGGCTGAACAGAGCCGGAATCACCGAAGGCCCGGGCCCCCGCCCGGGCCTTTCTCCGGTCCTGGCTACTCTGGACCCCATGGACTACGTCTCCGCGCTCGTGCCCCCCGTAGTGATGGCCGCGCTCTTCATCGCTGTGATCGTGACGATGGTGAAGAGTCAGGGCGGTGCCAACAAGGCCAAGGAGGACGCCGTCGTCGACGCCGCCCTCGCCCGGGCCGAGCAGACCCGCCAGGCCGGACAGGATCGCACCGTTTCGTAGGCATTTGGCTGCGAAAGCGCACGTTCATCGCGCTATTCACTGTTTCTCCCACTAGTGTGCTGAGTTGTGCCTCGCCCATTGGGAGAACTCGAAGACGCGGTCATGACGCGGGTGTGGAAGTGGAACCGCCCGGTCACCGTTCGAGAAGTCCTGGAAGACCTTCGGCAGGAACGGTCCATCGCGTACACCACGGTGATGACCGTTTTGGACAATCTCCATCAGAAGGGCTGGGTCCGTCGCGAGGCGGAAGGCCGGGCCTATCGATATGAGGCGGTCTCCACCCGTGCCGCCTACGCGGCCGCGCTGATGAACGACGCGTGGTCGCAGAGTGACAACCCCGCCGCCGCTCTCGTCGCCTTCTTCGGCATGATGAGCGAAGAACAGCGGCTCGCCCTCAGGGATGCCGTTCGCATCGTCGAAGGGCCGGAACAGGCGGAAGCCGCGGAACAAACCGACTACGAGAACCCCGCCTCGGTCCAAGGCCCCACCGGGCGATAGCGTCCGCTCATGTCAGCGACGCGTCCCGAAGTCCCAGCGAAAGCCATCACCGTCCGGCGGGCCAGGACCAGCGATGTCCAGGCCGTACGCGGACTCCTTGACTCGTTCGTCCGTGGCCGTATCCTGCTCGACAAAGCGACGGTGACCCTTTACGAGGACATCCAGGAGTTCTGGGTCGCGGAACGCGACGACAACGGCGAGGTTGTGGGGTGCGGTGCACTCCACGTGATGTGGGAAGACCTCGCCGAAGTCCGCACTCTTGCCGTGAACCCGGACCTCAGAGGTTCCGGTGTCGGGCATCAGTTGCTGGAGAAGTTGCTGCAGACCGCCCGCTGGCTCGGCGTTCGGCGCGTTTTCTGTCTGACCTTTGAAGTGAACTTCTTCGGGAAGCACGGCTTCGTGGAGATCGGCGAGACACCCGTCGACACCGATGTCTACGCCGAGCTGCTGCGTTCCTATGACGAGGGCGTCGCGGAGTTCCTCGGTCTCGAACGAGTGAAACCGAACACCTTGGGCAACAGCCGGATGCTTCTGCATCTGTGATCGGCATCCGGCAATTTCTGTGAGCCGCCCTGCCCAGGTTCCCTATGTCCGAAACGCGCACGTTTCCGGTCGGTGGAAGGGCGGTCGGTCTCTCCCGGGGGTTTGTGTTTTTCCGGCAAAAGCGGTTTGCTTTCCGACGTACTGCAGTACTGCATATAACAGGGGACGCGAAACAGCGGCGCACGCCGCAGGTCTCGGCTCCCAAGTTATCGATGAAAGGAAATCCGGTGGCACAGAAGGTTCAGGTCCTTCTTGTCGACGACCTCGACGGCGGCGAGGCCGACGAGACCGTGACGTTCGCGTTGGACGGCAAGACGTACGAGATCGACCTCACGACTGCCAATGCTGACAAGCTTCGCGGTCTTCTCGAGCCCTTCGCCAAGAGCGGCCGTCGTACCGGTGGCCGTGCTTCGGGTGGGCGTGGAAAGGCGCGCGTCGCTTCCGGTGGCAGCCAGGACACCGCTCAGATCCGTGCTTGGGCGAAGGAGAACGGTTACGAGGTCAACGACCGTGGCCGTGTTCCCGCGTCCATTCGCGAGGCTTACGAGAAGGCCAACGGCTGAGCGCACGCGCGCCGTAGTCGGACCCGATGGCATTGCGTCGCCAGCGTGTCCACCAGCCGTACGAGATCGGGGGCGCCTCCGACGCCCCCCAGGGCCGACATCGTCGGCAGCGGGATTTCCGTCCCGCACCCTGATTCAGGGGGCCGCAGCCAGACAGCGGCCCCCTGCGGATTTGTACGGCCCGGGGAGTCGCCCGTAGCGACGGGCGGTCCGGGCTGTCCCCGCGGTCCGAGCGGCAGGGGCGCCTCGATGTCACCGCCCGCTCCGATCGCCCTCAGGTCCGGGGTGAGCCGGCCCCATTCCAGCCAGTCCAGCAGCCCCGGCAACTCGTCCGCGCTGCCCGCGGCCACCAGCAGCAGCATCCGGTCGTCGCTCAGGGCCACCGGAGAACGCGGCGCCCGTGTCTGTCCCCGGTGCCGCAGCGCCGCGAAGCCCGCTTCCGCCGGCACGTCCAGCACGTCGAAGCGCAGGCCCGCGACCAGCCGCAGCGGAAGTGTCGCGGAACCCGAACCGGGCACTGTCGCCCACCCCAGTTCGTTCTCGTACCAACGCCGGACATCACTCGGGACGTCACTCGGGACATCGCTACCGGCGCTACTGGTGAGACCACTCGTGGTGTCGCCCGTATCAAGAGGACGACGAGGAAGGGGGACAGCGGAGACCATGCCAAAGCCAACCGTCACAAGAGGCCGCGAGTTACGCTGGGTGTCCCGACGGATGCGCAGAGTGCCGATTTCGGGACGCGCGGAGCTGGTCGGCGGCGCAAGGTTGTTCGCCCGTAGCGGAGGGAACTCGTGCATCCGGCATGGAGTGTCAGTCCGTACGGGTAAGACATCCCTAGTGGGAGGGGGCGACACGCAGAAAAGGCCGTCTCACGTTCGCCATCGGCGTACTGATAGTGAGGGTATCTGCCTGGCCTGCGGGAACATCGTCTCGCACGATCGGGTTGGAGCATATGTCGGCGTACGGGGTCAGGAGGCTGTGTTGGTTCTCGGTCCGGTGTCGGCAGTTGGAATGAGCGGTCCCCGCTTGCGGGACTAAGCTGCGGAAGGACAGGGAGGGGAGCGTCCCCTTACTGCCTGACCGCTCTGAGGAGCGATTAACGATGTTCGAGAGGTTCACCGACCGCGCGCGGCGGGTTGTCGTCCTGGCTCAGGAAGAAGCCCGGATGCTCAACCACAACTACATCGGCACCGAGCACATCCTCCTGGGCCTGATCCACGAGGGTGAGGGTGTCGCCGCTAAGGCCCTGGAGAGCCTCGGGATTTCGCTCGAGGCGGTCCGCCAGCAGGTGGAGGAGATCATCGGTCAGGGCCAGCAGGCCCCGTCCGGGCACATCCCCTTCACCCCCCGTGCCAAGAAGGTCCTGGAGCTGTCGCTCCGCGAGGCCCTTCAGCTGGGCCACAACTACATCGGCACGGAACACATCCTGCTCGGCCTGATCCGCGAGGGCGAGGGCGTCGCCGCCCAGGTCCTCGTCAAGCTGGGCGCAGACCTCAACCGGGTGCGGCAGCAGGTCATCCAGCTGCTCTCCGGCTACCAGGGCAAGGAGACCGCCGGCGCCAGTGGCGGTCCTGCCGAGGGCACCCCCTCGACGTCCCTGGTCCTCGACCAGTTCGGCCGGAACCTCACCCAGGCCGCCCGCGAATCCAAGCTCGACCCGGTCATCGGGCGCGAGAAGGAGATCGAGCGGGTCATGCAGGTGCTGTCCCGCCGTACGAAGAACAACCCGGTCCTCATCGGGGAGCCCGGCGTCGGCAAGACCGCCGTCGTCGAGGGTCTCGCCCAGGCCATCGTCAAGGGCGAGGTGCCCGAGACCCTCAAGGACAAGCACCTCTACACCCTGGACCTCGGCGCGCTGGTCGCCGGCTCCCGCTACCGCGGTGACTTCGAGGAGCGCCTGAAGAAGGTCCTCAAGGAGATCCGCACCCGCGGCGACATCATCCTGTTCATCGACGAGCTGCACACGCTCGTCGGCGCGGGTGCCGCCGAGGGCGCCATCGACGCGGCCTCCATCCTCAAGCCGATGCTGGCCCGTGGTGAGCTCCAGACCATCGGTGCGACCACGCTCGACGAATACCGCAAGCACCTCGAGAAGGACGCGGCCCTTGAGCGCCGCTTCCAGCCGATCCAGGTGGCGGAGCCTTCCCTCCCCCACACGATCGAGATCCTCAAGGGCCTGCGCGACCGGTACGAGGCGCATCACCGCGTCTCGATCACCGACGAGGCCCTGGTGCAGGCGGCGACGCTCGCCGACCGGTACATCTCGGACCGGTTCCTGCCCGACAAGGCGATCGACCTCATCGACGAGGCCGGTTCCCGGATGCGCATCCGCCGGATGACCGCTCCGCCGGACCTGCGCGAGTTCGACGAGAAGATCGCCGGCGTGCGTCGCGACAAGGAGTCCGCGATCGACTCGCAGGACTTCGAGAAGGCCGCCTCTCTGCGTGACAAGGAGAAGCAGCTCCTCGCCGCGAAGGCCAAGCGGGAGAAGGAGTGGAAGGCCGGCGACATGGACGTCGTCGCCGAGGTCGACGGCGAGCTGATCGCCGAGGTCCTGGCGACCGCCACCGGCATCCCGGTCTTCAAGCTGACCGAGGAGGAGTCGAGCCGCCTGCTGCGCATGGAGGACGAGCTCCACAAGCGGGTCATCGGCCAGGTCGACGCCGTCAAGGCGCTGTCGAAGGCGATCCGTCGTACGCGTGCCGGTCTGAAGGACCCGAAGCGTCCCGGTGGTTCGTTCATCTTCGCCGGCCCGTCCGGTGTCGGTAAGACCGAGCTGAGCAAGGCGCTGGCCGAGTTCCTCTTCGGTGACGAGGACGCGCTGATCTCCCTCGACATGTCGGAGTTCAGCGAGAAGCACACGGTGTCGCGCCTCTTCGGTTCCCCGCCCGGATACGTGGGTTACGAAGAGGGTGGCCAGCTGACCGAGAAGGTCCGCCGCAAGCCGTTCTCCGTCGTCCTCTTCGACGAGGTCGAGAAGGCCCACCCGGACATCTTCAACTCGCTGCTGCAGATCCTGGAGGACGGTCGCCTGACCGACTCCCAGGGCCGGGTCGTGGACTTCAAGAACACGGTCATCATCATGACGACCAACCTCGGCACGCGGGACATCTCGAAGGGCTTCAACCTGGGCTTCGCGGCCTCGGGTGACAAGAAGTCCAACTACGAGCGCATGAAGAACAAGGTCTCGGACGAGCTCAAGCAGCACTTCCGCCCCGAGTTCCTCAACCGCGTCGACGACGTGGTCGTCTTCCCGCAGCTCACACAGGCCGACATCCTCAAGATCGTCGACCTGATGGTGGGCAAGGTGGACGAGCGCCTCAAGGACCGGGACATGGGCATCGAGCTCTCCCAGGCCGCCAAGGAGCTGCTGTCCAAGAAGGGTTACGACCCCGTTCTGGGCGCCCGCCCGCTGCGTCGCACGATCCAGCGCGAGATCGAGGACACGCTCTCCGAGAAGATCCTCTTCGGCGAGCTGCGCCCCGGTCACATCGTGGTCGTCGACACGGAGGGCGAGGGCGAGACCGCGGCCTTCACCTTCCGGGGTGAGGAGAAGTCGGCGCTGCCCGACGTCCCGCCGATCGAGCAGGCGGCCGGCGGTGCCGGACCGAACCTGAGCAAGGAGGCGTGACCCTCCGGGGTTCGTCCAAGGGCTCTGCCTGAGGGTTCGCCCGAAGGATGTGCCTGAAGGTTCTGCCTGAAGGTTCTGCCTGAAGGTTCTGCCTGAACAAGAGGGGCCGGTGCTTCACAGCACCGGCCCCTCTCGCATGCCCTGACGACCTACGACAGCTGGCCGTCGTAGTCCGGCAGCTTGTACGTCTTCTCGGCATGGCCGCCCGACAGGTCGGTGGCGCTGTTACCGATGTTGGCGATGATCGTGTAGCCCTTCGACTCGATGTCGACGCGCTTCGCGGTCTTGTAGTCGGCCACGTTCTTGAAGAGGTCGATCAGATTGCGGACGTACAGCCCGGTGATGTCGTAGCCGACGTGCGTGAGGTTGTACTGCGTCACGGGGCCGATGATGTCCGGGCGGGCGGTGACGAAGAAGAGGGCGACGCCGTGGTCCTGGGCGTACTGGGCGACCTTCAGCACGGGCGCGTTGGCCGGCGACGGGTAGCTGAAGCCGAAGTCGGTCTCCAGGGTGGTGTTGTCGATGTCGAAGACGATCGCGGGCTTCTCGCCCTTGGAGGCGGCGGCTATGCGCTGCTTCAGATAGGGCAGCGCCTGGTCCATCAGGGCCTGGCAGTCCTGTTGCCAGGTGGCGTAGTCGACGTCCTCGGCGGCAGCCGCCGACACGGACGCGGCGGTCGCGGTGGTCGCGGCCTGGGCGGTGCCGGGGCCGGCCAGCGTCACCGCGGCGACCGCGGCGGCCGCCGTCAGGCCGATACGGCGCGTCCAAGGCGTCCGGGAGCCTGCTGTGCCTCTTGAGCCTCTTGTCATCGGGGCTGGGGGTCCTCTCACATAGGTCCGTGCGGTGGCCGGGCATGCAGATGTCAGGGGCATGCTTGCGGGAGTGAGTGGCGCGGGTGGGAAGGGCACATTACTCACGGGTAGCGACGAGGTGCCAGTAGTCGGAGTGGGTTTATTCGGCGCGTTGTACGCGTCACAGTCGTGCGTTTCTGGATCTTGCGGTCCGGTGACATGATGCACAGGTGAAATGTCCGTTACTAGGGTGATTAGTGGGTGACAGTGCGGGTGGATCACGGTTTGTGTGAGGCGATTGGTGGTGTGGTTTTGTCAATAAGTGGGTGAATTGATGGACCATTACTACCTTGTGTCGTAGTTCGGGGGTTTGGGGTTGGGTGGGGGGCAGGGGTACCAAGGGGTTGCCCATCCGGCGGGAACGCTCGTGCCGGGTGGCTTTTCTGTCCCCGTCCCCGTGAGGTATCGATGTTCCAGCGCGCCACCACCCCGTCCCGCGACTCCCGTACGGCCCGTGTCTCCCGTGTCTCGGTTCTGGCCGCCGGCCTCGGGGCGTCGATCGTCCTGGGGGTGTCCGGGGTCGCTGCTGCCGCCGGGACCGGTGCGACGGGTGCCGTACAGGTTCAGGCCGCCGCCAAGAAGGCCGTCTCCTGGGTGGACCCGGTCAAGAAGTACAAGCTCAGCGCCAGCTTCAACCAGGCCGGCAACATGTGGTCGTCCACCCACTCCGGCCAGGACTTCGCCGTGCCGAGCGGTACCAAGGTCGTCGCCGCGCACGGCGGCACCGTCGTCAAGGCCGGCGGCAACGGCGCCGGTGACGGGCCGGCGTACGGCAATGCCATCGTCATCAAGCACGGCAACGGGTCGTACTCGCAGTACGCCCATCTCTCGCGGATCGGTGTGAAGGTCGGCCAGGTCGTGACGACCGGGCAGCGCATCGCCCTGTCCGGCAACACGGGCAACTCCAGCGGCCCGCACCTGCACTTCGAGATCCGTACGAGCGCGAACTACGGGTCAGCCGTCGACCCCGTGGCCTTTCTGCGGGCCAAGGGTGTGACTGTCTGACGGGTGGGACGGCGGGCTGTCCAGCCCGGGCGGTGGGCCTATGACGGTTGTCCCGCGCCCTCGTGTGCCTGGGTCACCAGGCCGATCGCGACCTCCAGGACCGCCGCGCGCTTCTCGTCCGCGTCGCCCGCGAGGTCATGGAGCACGAACATCCCGGCGTGCAGAGTGAACATCGCGCTGATGCAGCGGACCTGGTCGACCAGGGGGGCGTCCGGGTCGATGATGATCTCCCGCATACCGAGCATGCGCGTCTTGAACATGTCGCC
Protein-coding sequences here:
- the nadC gene encoding carboxylating nicotinate-nucleotide diphosphorylase → MSTPDLPLAQSGGCGDGCACGAETDDVYLECGLDPALATLLADAGLDPLEVEDIANVAIQEDLDNGVDVTTVATIPEDARATADFTARDGGVVAGLRIAEAVVSVVCTDEFEVERHVEDGDRVEAGQKLLSVTTRTRDLLTAERSALNLLCRLSGIATATRAWADVLEGTKARVRDTRKTTPGLRSLEKYAVRCGGGVNHRMSLSDAALVKDNHVVAAGGVAQAFEAVREAFPDVPIEVEVDTLHQLREVLDAGADLILLDNFTPGECAEAVALVDGRALLEVSGRLVLKNAKEYADTGVDYLAVGALTHSSPILDIGLDLRAAE
- a CDS encoding type III pantothenate kinase, translating into MLLTIDVGNTHTVLGLFDGDEIVEHWRISTDARRTADELAVLLQGLMGMHPLLGDELGDGIDGIAICATVPSVLHELREVTRRYYGDVPAVLVEPGVKTGVPILTDNPKEVGADRIINAVAAVELYGGPAIVVDFGTATTFDAVSARGEYVGGVIAPGIEISVEALGVKGAQLRKIEVARPRAVIGKNTVEAMQAGIIYGFAGQVDGVVTRMAKELAEDPDEVTVIATGGLAPMVLGEASVIDEHEPWLTLIGLRLVYERNVSRM
- a CDS encoding BlaI/MecI/CopY family transcriptional regulator → MTRVWKWNRPVTVREVLEDLRQERSIAYTTVMTVLDNLHQKGWVRREAEGRAYRYEAVSTRAAYAAALMNDAWSQSDNPAAALVAFFGMMSEEQRLALRDAVRIVEGPEQAEAAEQTDYENPASVQGPTGR
- a CDS encoding amino-acid N-acetyltransferase, which codes for MSATRPEVPAKAITVRRARTSDVQAVRGLLDSFVRGRILLDKATVTLYEDIQEFWVAERDDNGEVVGCGALHVMWEDLAEVRTLAVNPDLRGSGVGHQLLEKLLQTARWLGVRRVFCLTFEVNFFGKHGFVEIGETPVDTDVYAELLRSYDEGVAEFLGLERVKPNTLGNSRMLLHL
- a CDS encoding histone-like nucleoid-structuring protein Lsr2; translation: MAQKVQVLLVDDLDGGEADETVTFALDGKTYEIDLTTANADKLRGLLEPFAKSGRRTGGRASGGRGKARVASGGSQDTAQIRAWAKENGYEVNDRGRVPASIREAYEKANG
- a CDS encoding SCO3374 family protein, coding for MVSAVPLPRRPLDTGDTTSGLTSSAGSDVPSDVPSDVRRWYENELGWATVPGSGSATLPLRLVAGLRFDVLDVPAEAGFAALRHRGQTRAPRSPVALSDDRMLLLVAAGSADELPGLLDWLEWGRLTPDLRAIGAGGDIEAPLPLGPRGQPGPPVATGDSPGRTNPQGAAVWLRPPESGCGTEIPLPTMSALGGVGGAPDLVRLVDTLATQCHRVRLRRACAQPLAFS
- a CDS encoding ATP-dependent Clp protease ATP-binding subunit, which gives rise to MFERFTDRARRVVVLAQEEARMLNHNYIGTEHILLGLIHEGEGVAAKALESLGISLEAVRQQVEEIIGQGQQAPSGHIPFTPRAKKVLELSLREALQLGHNYIGTEHILLGLIREGEGVAAQVLVKLGADLNRVRQQVIQLLSGYQGKETAGASGGPAEGTPSTSLVLDQFGRNLTQAARESKLDPVIGREKEIERVMQVLSRRTKNNPVLIGEPGVGKTAVVEGLAQAIVKGEVPETLKDKHLYTLDLGALVAGSRYRGDFEERLKKVLKEIRTRGDIILFIDELHTLVGAGAAEGAIDAASILKPMLARGELQTIGATTLDEYRKHLEKDAALERRFQPIQVAEPSLPHTIEILKGLRDRYEAHHRVSITDEALVQAATLADRYISDRFLPDKAIDLIDEAGSRMRIRRMTAPPDLREFDEKIAGVRRDKESAIDSQDFEKAASLRDKEKQLLAAKAKREKEWKAGDMDVVAEVDGELIAEVLATATGIPVFKLTEEESSRLLRMEDELHKRVIGQVDAVKALSKAIRRTRAGLKDPKRPGGSFIFAGPSGVGKTELSKALAEFLFGDEDALISLDMSEFSEKHTVSRLFGSPPGYVGYEEGGQLTEKVRRKPFSVVLFDEVEKAHPDIFNSLLQILEDGRLTDSQGRVVDFKNTVIIMTTNLGTRDISKGFNLGFAASGDKKSNYERMKNKVSDELKQHFRPEFLNRVDDVVVFPQLTQADILKIVDLMVGKVDERLKDRDMGIELSQAAKELLSKKGYDPVLGARPLRRTIQREIEDTLSEKILFGELRPGHIVVVDTEGEGETAAFTFRGEEKSALPDVPPIEQAAGGAGPNLSKEA
- a CDS encoding HAD family acid phosphatase, which translates into the protein MTRGSRGTAGSRTPWTRRIGLTAAAAVAAVTLAGPGTAQAATTATAASVSAAAAEDVDYATWQQDCQALMDQALPYLKQRIAAASKGEKPAIVFDIDNTTLETDFGFSYPSPANAPVLKVAQYAQDHGVALFFVTARPDIIGPVTQYNLTHVGYDITGLYVRNLIDLFKNVADYKTAKRVDIESKGYTIIANIGNSATDLSGGHAEKTYKLPDYDGQLS
- a CDS encoding M23 family metallopeptidase; translation: MFQRATTPSRDSRTARVSRVSVLAAGLGASIVLGVSGVAAAAGTGATGAVQVQAAAKKAVSWVDPVKKYKLSASFNQAGNMWSSTHSGQDFAVPSGTKVVAAHGGTVVKAGGNGAGDGPAYGNAIVIKHGNGSYSQYAHLSRIGVKVGQVVTTGQRIALSGNTGNSSGPHLHFEIRTSANYGSAVDPVAFLRAKGVTV